In one Agathobacter rectalis ATCC 33656 genomic region, the following are encoded:
- a CDS encoding type II toxin-antitoxin system PemK/MazF family toxin, translating to MKRGQIYYVRSNYREEGSEQRGGRPAVIVSNDKNNANSNTVEVVYMTTKPKTDLPTHVYIESALRPSTLLCEQISTVSEERIGEWIGELTESEVQDLDIALAVSLGMKCGPGQLDTDTLEHLNNLQAELDRTKAELREAKSGPDYKLLYDQLIEKMLSR from the coding sequence ATGAAGAGAGGACAGATTTACTACGTCAGAAGCAATTACAGAGAAGAGGGAAGCGAGCAGCGGGGGGGGCGCCCAGCAGTTATAGTATCAAACGATAAGAACAATGCGAACAGCAACACGGTCGAAGTGGTATATATGACGACCAAACCAAAGACTGACCTTCCGACTCATGTATATATTGAGTCAGCACTTAGACCATCAACACTCTTGTGCGAGCAGATTTCCACGGTTTCGGAGGAAAGAATTGGAGAGTGGATTGGAGAGCTGACAGAAAGTGAAGTGCAGGATTTGGACATTGCCCTGGCGGTTTCGTTAGGAATGAAGTGTGGGCCAGGGCAGTTAGATACGGACACATTAGAACATTTGAATAATCTGCAGGCGGAACTCGACAGAACCAAAGCCGAGCTGAGGGAAGCAAAGAGTGGTCCGGACTATAAGCTGTTATACGACCAGCTGATCGAGAAAATGCTCAGCAGATAG
- a CDS encoding ParB/RepB/Spo0J family partition protein has protein sequence MEVKGIVTIGLEHIHPHPDNPRKDLGDLTELAESIKKNGIMQNLTVIPKEGEPGEYITIIGHRRSAAAKLAGVTEAPCRVVEGMTDKEQMSTMLEENMQRNDLTIWEQAQGFQMMLDLGETEDTIAEKTGFSKKTIRHRLNIAKLDSKTLMEKERQDGYQLSLTDLYELEKIKDVKTRDKILKDSTDSRDLARRAINAQKEQKRQENMKLYVAMMKKLGLKKAPKEADSEFYTDKWERMKDYSLDKEPPKTMKFEDDGEPMFYLERYGTLYVIRKKKKEKKVLTPEEEAKKQNMRNKKQIKAILKEAANTRKAFIEGILSGRIKKVTDEKQVEADLFEQMMDWETFTGHNKLIEFFVGCEVYNAPEEEKEAARKKMQGLSVLQKLLCLVSAMVADADLVEWNYTYNTVKGEKVKAFYGILEQYGFQFPNDEEKGVVEGTSDLYVKKEGAK, from the coding sequence ATGGAAGTTAAAGGAATCGTAACTATTGGATTGGAGCATATCCACCCACACCCGGACAATCCGAGAAAAGATCTCGGAGATTTGACAGAGCTGGCAGAGTCCATTAAGAAGAATGGAATTATGCAGAATTTGACGGTAATTCCGAAAGAAGGAGAACCGGGAGAATACATCACAATCATCGGTCACAGACGAAGTGCGGCGGCTAAGCTGGCAGGCGTTACAGAGGCACCCTGCAGGGTTGTAGAAGGCATGACAGACAAAGAGCAGATGTCAACGATGCTGGAAGAAAATATGCAGCGTAATGATCTGACGATTTGGGAACAGGCCCAGGGATTTCAGATGATGCTTGACTTGGGAGAAACAGAGGACACAATCGCTGAAAAGACCGGCTTTAGTAAGAAAACAATCAGACACCGCTTGAATATCGCAAAACTGGATTCCAAGACGCTGATGGAGAAAGAGAGACAGGACGGCTACCAGCTGTCGCTTACGGATTTGTACGAGCTGGAAAAGATCAAGGACGTAAAGACCAGGGACAAGATTTTGAAGGATTCCACAGATTCGAGAGATTTGGCAAGAAGAGCAATCAACGCTCAGAAGGAGCAGAAACGCCAGGAAAACATGAAGTTGTACGTGGCAATGATGAAGAAACTGGGATTAAAGAAAGCTCCGAAGGAAGCGGACAGTGAGTTTTACACGGATAAGTGGGAACGCATGAAGGACTACAGCCTCGACAAGGAGCCGCCTAAGACAATGAAGTTCGAGGACGATGGCGAGCCGATGTTCTACCTGGAAAGATATGGAACATTGTACGTGATCCGTAAGAAAAAGAAGGAAAAGAAGGTGCTTACGCCGGAAGAGGAAGCCAAAAAGCAGAATATGCGGAATAAGAAACAGATCAAGGCAATTCTGAAAGAAGCGGCCAATACGAGGAAGGCGTTCATTGAAGGTATTTTATCCGGAAGAATAAAAAAAGTCACAGACGAAAAGCAGGTTGAAGCGGACCTTTTCGAGCAGATGATGGATTGGGAGACATTCACAGGTCATAACAAGCTGATTGAGTTCTTTGTGGGATGCGAGGTTTACAATGCGCCGGAAGAAGAAAAAGAAGCAGCACGTAAGAAAATGCAGGGACTCAGCGTACTGCAGAAACTTCTCTGCCTGGTATCCGCAATGGTCGCTGACGCAGATTTGGTTGAGTGGAATTACACATACAACACGGTCAAAGGTGAGAAGGTGAAGGCGTTCTACGGAATACTGGAACAGTACGGCTTCCAGTTTCCTAACGACGAAGAGAAGGGCGTGGTCGAAGGAACCAGCGATTTATATGTAAAGAAAGAAGGTGCAAAGTAG
- a CDS encoding DUF4313 domain-containing protein, giving the protein MALLEVRTEWAVYKDCFLQVARYQADNSRAIEIWNNEEGPIARITVYIAGSGLAEDETVIDTNNCPWAMELIKQHGFGQATGRMVRSGYCTYPVVKLDIEKIGEYLEVA; this is encoded by the coding sequence ATGGCATTATTAGAGGTTAGGACAGAGTGGGCGGTGTATAAAGATTGCTTCCTGCAGGTGGCAAGATACCAGGCAGATAACAGCAGAGCAATCGAGATATGGAACAACGAGGAAGGACCTATCGCAAGAATCACGGTATACATTGCAGGAAGCGGACTTGCAGAGGACGAGACAGTGATCGACACGAATAATTGCCCTTGGGCGATGGAGCTTATCAAGCAACATGGTTTCGGGCAGGCTACCGGCAGAATGGTAAGAAGCGGTTACTGCACATATCCGGTAGTAAAGCTGGACATTGAGAAAATCGGTGAGTATTTGGAGGTGGCGTAA
- a CDS encoding helix-turn-helix domain-containing protein, with translation MEIKAANAEETIRCILDEEKMTQQDLADRMGITRQNISQSLNRNAKSMRYDSFSKMVTALGYEIVVKKL, from the coding sequence ATGGAGATTAAAGCGGCGAATGCAGAGGAGACGATCCGCTGCATCCTGGACGAAGAGAAAATGACCCAGCAGGATTTAGCGGACAGAATGGGGATTACGAGACAGAACATCAGCCAATCTCTCAACCGAAACGCTAAGAGCATGAGATACGATAGCTTCTCAAAGATGGTAACAGCTCTAGGTTACGAGATTGTTGTAAAAAAACTTTAA
- a CDS encoding HNH endonuclease signature motif containing protein, whose product MRGWPEEVIAWLRENVPGRTTKQVTELINQQGFDKKYEMVFSDAVIKNAKNRYGIKSGTNGGFPKGYSSKYPEGMESYIRSIATGRKTKEIAELVSAHFGIEFSEKQCKAYKKNHDIISGVDCRFEKGHVPANKGKPMSQEQYEKCRATMFKKGDVPANHMEVGEYTHTTDGYLIRKVKETGPQRERFEFVHRAVWEEHNGPVPEGKMVSFLDGNKDNCNIENLVLIDNEENLEMNRSRLRFADPERTKTGVLVAKARVTVRQKKRRK is encoded by the coding sequence ATGAGAGGCTGGCCCGAAGAAGTGATCGCCTGGCTGCGTGAGAATGTTCCGGGCAGAACCACGAAACAGGTTACAGAGCTGATAAATCAACAGGGGTTCGATAAGAAGTACGAAATGGTGTTTTCCGATGCAGTGATAAAGAATGCGAAGAACCGGTACGGCATAAAGAGCGGAACTAACGGCGGGTTTCCGAAGGGGTACTCTTCCAAATATCCGGAAGGAATGGAAAGTTACATTCGGAGCATTGCGACAGGGAGAAAGACGAAGGAGATAGCAGAACTGGTGTCAGCACATTTTGGAATAGAGTTCAGCGAGAAGCAGTGCAAGGCATACAAGAAGAACCACGACATCATCAGCGGCGTTGACTGCAGGTTTGAAAAAGGACACGTTCCAGCCAACAAGGGAAAGCCAATGAGCCAAGAGCAATACGAGAAGTGCAGGGCGACGATGTTTAAGAAAGGCGATGTCCCGGCAAACCACATGGAAGTAGGCGAGTACACACATACGACAGACGGCTATCTTATCCGGAAGGTTAAAGAAACCGGTCCACAACGGGAGAGGTTCGAGTTTGTTCATAGGGCGGTATGGGAAGAACATAACGGACCAGTTCCCGAAGGTAAGATGGTATCGTTCCTGGACGGAAACAAGGACAACTGCAATATAGAGAACCTGGTACTGATAGACAATGAAGAAAACCTGGAAATGAACAGAAGTCGGTTAAGGTTCGCTGATCCGGAAAGAACAAAGACCGGCGTGCTGGTTGCAAAGGCAAGAGTAACAGTCAGACAGAAGAAAAGGAGAAAATAG